Part of the Metarhizium brunneum chromosome 6, complete sequence genome is shown below.
TGTCTCGGGAGGGACAAACTTGCTTGGCGAACGAGGTgtgcgtactccgtactcgggCGTAATATTGCGTCGCAGATGGGACAGCCGGGATGGATGTGAAATgaagccaaaaagaaaaggagaaaaagaaagaaaaagggaaaagagaaaagcGGATGGATAGTTGGTTAACGATGCTGTTCGCACCGAAGGATTCGAACGTAGCGAGTCCCCCGTAGTGGCGTCGCGAAGAGGTCCACTGCTGGTGCCAAACCTCAGGCGAAACGCCCGTTGTCTTTGAAAGTTTGCTGTGTCCTGGAAGGGAAGGCGCGATCAGGCTCAAGCGCACCCTCGACTCGTTGGAAGCAGCCAGATCAATGATGCCGACGCTACATGTACGTGCCAGGTCCTCGGGGCCGCAGacatgttcaatgttcaaggTTTGCATCCAGCCATCCAGGGAGCAGCATGTGTTTCTATGCTGGCttttcgtcctcgtcaccggTCGGAGAGTTGTTGAGCAGCCAGTTCACCGGGCCGTGCTGGCCACGCTGTTTTGCGCCCAACGTGATGTTGTGAAACCATCTGGCCCATCACACCAACCACATTGTGGCCTGAACGACGTGAGTCTGGCTGGGCATGCGCCTGCAAGGATGTGTGGGCTGTCTCCCGTCTCCTCCAAAGCCACCTCGGCCGCGATACCGAGTATTCCAACTGGCAAAATGGCCTGGGAGGCTGGGACCACCATGCCAGCGACACTGCTtgaccgaccgaccgaccgaccgaccAACAGATCGAACAGACTGACCAGCAGATGTCAATGCGCGGGAGCACCCGCCAGAAGCAACCTGAACCGACCAACCCAAAGTGCAATGCAATATGCTCATGTATACGGTTGACCTGCCTAGTTGGGCAATTGAAAGTAGCCAGACATTGTATATACCCTCTCACAGAACGTCTAGGGCTCCGACCGCCCTTCTGCAAAGCACGGGGTGCCGAAATGTTTGCCTTGGGTATGGGCGGGGGTATTCGTCAGCCCATTTCgaagtcgacgacgacgactacAACAGGCGGAAACAAATCCTACCTGGTGAATTGTGGACAAGGGCGAAAGAAACGGCCCACGACACCCGAAAACTCACGGTGCTCTGAAAGAATATCTTTGGGCCTACATTTAGTACTGAAGACTGTCATTGAGTACAAGAGCAAACCAGCCGTCGCGGTATTGAACAATAGCTGAAGCTGGCTACAACAAGGTTACAACGACCTAGATACGCAAACAAGAGCTACTCTGCGGTTTCATTCAATTTATGGGTGGCTATTTCGTCATGAAAGCCGAGGTCAAGTGCTCTGGCCGCAATATCGTTCGTCTTGCTCGAGTCTTTAAAAAGCATATGGAAAAGAGGACTCTTTATGTGGAGATTGATGTGGTCTGCTTGGTGGGAAAGGACATTTATTGCCTGTTGTGTCGTCTAACGTCTCCGTCTTGGGCCTTGTAGTCCGGCTTGTATTTCCTCTATCCGAGGATTTATAACTTGATAGTTCGGGGACATGTCTTCTTTGGGtggcttttttattattGGGTGGAATATAATGTCAAGGGGGAAAGCTTCCTACACGGTATCGCCGAAAAGCCTGACGCCACAGGCCCTATTAAGCCCATCGACTTGGATACAGATGAACCCCTCATTGAATGACTCAAGTAGCTATCCCGATATATGAAACGGGCCTAATAGACCTAGTTAGATGGACTCAATCAAGACCAGTCTGCTGTTCAATGCGATCCGTAGCTGCTGAATTGCGACATAGGAGCTCTGCCATTTACTGGGCGAGACATGTCAGTAGTCTGAGCGGAAGCGAGGAACCGTAGAAACAACTTAAGATTCATCACGGCAATCTCAAGACGTAGCTAATAGCAATTCTAGTATTCACGCAACCAATAGGTGTCTTGCAAACCATCCCCGTAGGTCTATCCCTCCCCCCAATACAGTTCATAGCCAGTCTAAATGTTGGCCCCAAACAGTTACTTTGCATCCCGTGTATGCTTGTTTGTGAAGACTTGTAGGTTGATATGATATGATCTTCTCAGACTGCGTACGCGAGGTTTATTGAAAACTCCCCTCAAGTCCGCTCTTACCGATGTAGGCGAACGATCCGTCTTCAGTGATATCACTCGTTCTGTTCGCGGCCAGATCTCAAGACATTACCACGTAGACTTCATTTCTCGAAATCCAAGCGTATCCCCTTGACGGTAATCTCGTACCGGCGTCTATGGTTAATGTACTCGTCCATTATGCATTTTCCCTCGGACATGTCATCTCGGGCAATCCCATCCTCCTCTCAAAAAGATTTGACCCACCACCTCAGCCTTCAATTGATGGCTGTTCTTAAAAGCTCAATTAAGATGTGATAATTGCTCTTTCTATGGAGTTGAGAAGCCGCAGCCCAATAGCTGACTTTGATTGCATTGGCGCAGTCTAATGGACCAGACTTTTCTCCATCCAGGGTGCAATCATCGCATATCCTCATCTACAAACGAGGCTTGTGGCGGTTTGGGTTTCCATTGCAGCGTGGGAAAGTTTCTGGAAACATTGACATTTGTGTACTGAAATCAGGACACGCCAGGGCGGTGATGCTGATACGAGGTACTACTGTAGCTATTGTGCCGGGATGCAATAGTTGTGTACGGGGCGTACCACAATTCCAGGCCGACTTGAACCATATCGTGATTGAAGTGCCTAGGACTGGCTGTTGTAAACGCTATTTCAAGTTCTGAGGCAGAGAAGAGTATGGTGGCGGGCACCAGATGACAGTCTCTTGTTTCTACCACGACGGCGGATGGACCAGCCCTCGATCCTGACAAGGCGGTTCCCtaaagaaaaagcaaaaagaaaaaggcaaatAACCCACAGACGGTCAGATTGGTACTGTATGTGAAACTGCCGACATAGCTCGTATTTTGACGTGGAGCCTAGTCTGGACCAGGAGTTGAGCATATACCGAGTGAAACTCAATCCGGGCGGGACCTTTGAGTCCACTCTGTTCGGCACTTGCCTAGCGATCAGATGCAGGGACAAGTTTGGCAGAGGATGACGCACAATGAACTGTCGTGATGAGATAGTCCATGACATATATTAATTGAGTTCGGGGATGTTCATAAGCACCGAGTTTTGGCCCAACTCCGCGTTTCAGACCCCATACCTAGCAATGCCCCTCGCGGATGATTTAAGCTCCCGGGAAAGGGTCTACAAATGCCTTGTGCCAGACAGTGAGTCTTGGACGCTCGCTAGTACTTCTGCTCCGGGTCCAAGGTTGATGTATGACGCCTTCTTGGGTCGACGGGACTGTCGCTGTCACATGCGGATAGCGGTTAGAAGGTATGGACTATGGAGTAGGGGGACGAGTTTGACGCACGCTCCAAGCGATTAGTCACCCCAGCCGCCACATATGTTGCGGCCGCTGGCGTTATAGACGGGTCATGGAGAGCCGAGTCGCTAATGGTGCAAGTGGTTGGTTGACGGCGTGAGACGGCTTTTCTGCCAAAGCCATCAAGTTCCACGTTCCTGGAAACCTCAGCACTGTGGAAGGGGGCAGGCGAAAGTAGACCGACCTCACACCTGTACCTCGATACCTGAGCACAAAGGAGATGGCGCGAATCATATGTGCAAAACCTGCGACGGCGGCCGGACGTAAAAAGTATCTGGTACTTGGATGTCTCGGCCCACGCGGGACGGAACTAATTGACTGCCCAGGCGTGCAGGCCCAGTAGACGGCGATGGCGCTAAGCCCGTTCGGTCGTCGCCACCCCTGAGCCCCGAAAAACTCAGCAAACTCGAAGCGCAGACACCAAAGCAGACGCCAAAACAGACCACAGGCCAAAGCCGGCGCCAGAGGAACCCCAACCTCCAAAACCTGGGACCGTCTTGATCTTGGCCTGCCCAATAGTCCTCCATCCACCAGGCCCCGACTCGGCAACCTGCAGCACTCGTTCCTTTCGTGTTAGACATAGGGGTCTTTGGCGAGCGATCACGATTGAGGTCGGTGCATCGCAGCCCTAGCCGGAACCAGCATCCCCAGCGCCCGCCCCCAAAGGACCGCAACCAGGGTCTCTCGTTCACGCACCATAGACCAGACGTCTCATGCTCATGGCGCTGACTGTGCCTTGGGTACTTTCTGTGCATCGCATTTTTGCGCCCACGTCTCTCTGCCTCCCCGACTTGCATTATTATTAGCAGCAGTCATCCGCCCGCGAGCAACGGACGAAACCTAGCCCGGGAAAAGGGAGCTGCTTCCCCACGCCGTCATCAGCCCGTGTCTCAGTCACTTTTGCTGCCAAAACATTCGACCTTGACTTCATCGCCAACCTCGCCCCCTTCCATCGACGCCTCCCAAGACCTTCCCCGACGACCTTCCCTGGGTGGGTTGTCTACAGCCAtcgaccatggccatggctacgCGGGGGGTCAgcgagccgccgcctcgtccGGACGTTGGCGATACCCTGGTAGTTATTCGTACGTTGCCCTTCCCTTCGCTCCCTCGTGCGGCCCTTTGCGATGCAAACCGCAACACCCCTTATTGATTGCCATTTCCGCCCGCCTGTCCCAtcgttgatgatggtggtggacCAAAGCCGCAAAGGCCGACAAGCTCACACGCACTGCTTCGCAAACAGATGATTTTATAGCCCGAAGCTCCGATGAACTGAGCCTGTCGAAAGGCGACAGGGTCGAACTCATCGAGCGCGATGACGAGTTTGGTGATGGATGGTTTCTGGGCCGTAACCTCGCCAATGAAAATACTGGCCTTTTCCCCGAAGGTTAGCGCCCTGCCCTCTTCTTGACTCTGGTCTGTATCCAATGTTAATCTTGCGGCAGTCTACACTCGTCCAGCACCAAGGAACGTACCTGGCTTGGCCCCCTCTCAACCGTCGGCTTCCGCCCCGCAGGCCGACAGTGATACCATCGTGCTCGGTGTTGCCAATGCTCCTACAAATTCGACTCCGGTCCCAGAGCCTGCCCCGAGCCTGCCGCCTGCGAGCGTGGTGGAGTCGTCTACAACATCGTTGCCCCTAAACATCAAGTCCGAAACCTCGGCCTCTCCGAGCATAACCACGTCCAGCTCGCCTGCTCCGGAAACGCGTCGTACTCCGAACCAGAACCAGGATAGCCAGGTGCTAAACGATACACTCAATGTCATCAATGAGCACATTACGCATCTGAGAGGCTCGTCGCCAAGTAACGGAGGTCTACGACTCCCGGTTGGAGTGAACGATTCTGGTAGCGAGTACAGCATGCCGCTGGAACACAGAATGTCATACATTCAGGGCGAGGAGAcagatgaagaggaggacCGCGAACACAGTCGTTCCGAGGTGGAGTCGTGGACTGCAGACCAAGTTGCGGAGTATCTCTTCACCGTCGGTGTTGAAAAACATCATTGCGAAGTATTCAGAGACCAAGAAATCACGGGCGAGGTGCTCTTGGGAATGGACCAGAACTCGCTCTTCGTCAAGCCTTTTGACTTGGGTTCAGTTGGAAGACGGCTGAAGACTTGGCACAAGATTAAATCCCTTCAAGACGAGGCCAACAGCAACCAGACTAGGCGAACCACGCGCACATGGGGCAGCGAAATGGACTCAGACGATGGCAGAGGAGCGAGAAGCCGGACCAACACCGCCACAACCTCCATCTCAAATCGCATTTCGGCGCAACGATTGTCTTCTGGTCagacggccaaggccagcccCACGACGTTAAAGTCACCACTTTCGGTACACAGCTCTCACGACAGCCCAACCCGGCCTACCCACACCAAACGACCCTCGGCAGCCTCTATTAGAGAACTTCAGTCACGCCGCCATTCTTCAACAGACTATCGGGCTCCGGCTCCACCAATGGCAGGAGTTGTTCCAGGAACGACACCTCCTGCATTGTCACCCAATGGAACGATGCTGAGTCCTGTAGCGCACAAGAAGCAAGCGTCCTTTGACCGAAATTGGACGCTCGGAAACGCATTTGGACAAACGGCTGTGCGACCCCTTTCGTCCGCTGGAGTGCATGACTCGCAAACCGGCTCAGACCCAGATCTTCAAGATTCGGCGGTGGATTTGGATCGGGGATACTTTTCTGGTACGGAAACAGACGGAAGACGGCGCAATGTCTTGAAGAAGCGAGATGGAACTACGCATTCAAGGCAATCGAGCTATGCCGAGGAGCAGCGGGTTCGCAGTGCCACAGCTCTGTCTCGACACTCCAGGTTTGGCAGTGTCGATTCCTTTAGAGACCCTGCTCTGTCACCAGCTGCGCAGAAATACTATGGAGTGCAGTCGACGGCGCATAGGAGAACAGCGTCGACAAACACAACGGACTCTGCTCGTCCCATCCCCCCAGCTAAAGATAGTCCACCTGCTCCAATCGTCACCCGAATAGATACAGGATTGAACCCTACCCGGTCGCCAGCGTCGCCAACCAACATGACGGGCAAGCCGGGATTCGGGGCCGACTGGCTGTCCGCGGTTGTCAACAAGCCCATGAGCAAAGGCCGCCCAGGCATGCGCGCTATTTCAGACAAACTTACCAATAGATCAAAGGATATGACAACGCCCGAACCCGCGCTCGACTCTCCCGGGCGCGCTACATCAAGCACGGCATCCGGGGAGCCCAGCCTTGACATTGAATCCCCTGCCACCGGCAAGAGTTTCAACGCTACACCGGCAAACAAGAGTAAGGGCagaaagaacaagaaggatACCAGCGCGTACACGCGAGGTCTCCTCAAAATTCCACCCTTGCAGGCCAAGGAAGGCGCCGACTATTATGgatggatgaagaagaagagctccAACCTGATGACGACGTGGAAGCCAAGGCTATTTGTTCTCAAGGGCCGTCGTCTCTCGTATTACTACTCGGAGGAGGATGACCAGGAAAAGGGTCTCATTGATATCTCTTTCCACCGTGTCCTGCCCGCAGACAACGAGCGGTTGACAGGATTGCACGCCACCATCACGGGTGCAGTTGGCGGCCCCAGCCATCCAGCTGTGGGCAACGACTTTGATAAGGGAAACGAGTCAGTATTCATCTTCAAGCTCATGCCGCCTCGAGCTGGCCTCTCGAGGGCAGTCAACTTCACCAAACCCACAGTGCACTATTTCGCCGTGCCCAACATCCAGGCAGGCCGTCTCTGGATGGCCGCGTTGATGAAGGCCACCATTGACAGAGACGACACGCAACCCATCACAACAACGTACCAGCAAAAGACGATTTCGCTCACCAAAGCCAAGCAAATGCGGCACCGGCCCCCAGCCCTAATGAActtggaagaagccgccgaggacgagtcCAAAGCCGAAGGCGCCAAACCCTCCAACAGTCTGGGTATCTTTGGTGAATCCGACAGCGGCGTATCGGGAATGGATAAACTCGCTGGCGTCTCTGTCAATGCCGAAGCCAACGCACCAACCGAGGGCGAAGGTCCGCCTCAGAGCGCATAGGCTGTGCTCTGTCGCAAGAGGAAGTAAAGCATTCTCTCATACTAGATCTTGATAAAGCTACGACGGAATGGAAACGTCATCATGTACTTGTCTTTTATGCCTCTTATTTCATCTTTTCGATTCTGGCCcttgttatttttttaaaccCCCCCTTTAACTTTTATATCTACTAGATGCTATGAGCGTTATGGAATGTCACGGTAAAGAATTAATGATGGGGCTCGAAGGCGTATGATATATAGCCAATTTACGTGGTGCAATTTTACTGCGGCGAGCTTATAATTGCTTCATCTTGAGGTCCGTTTGATTCGTTCAATGTGCAGTGTGAATACCATGTGTAGCTGCTTGTCTGGACGGGGGTGTAAATCCGGTCCAACTTGGAACTAGCAGCCTGCAGAACCCTTTTGTCGAGGTCCCTGGGTGCACTGGCTGGTGTACAAGGGCATGCTGCGGCCAGAAAGCAATTTGCTACATGTATCAAGGAGCAGTCACGGCCTCCCTTGTACGAGCAAAGGTGCGGCGGGTGCGGTGTGGGATATTCCAAACATCGAACCTCGACCGTACCACATGCCCGTGGAATAAGTCAGAATGTAATGGCGTACGCCGTTTAATGCTACCCGTGGCAAAAAGAGCAGTCAGATAATGTCATGCTAGGGAACTAGTTTTGAACGTGATTCATTTACtctactccatactccgtaccacttACCCCGTACTCACAAGCATGCACGGTACATACCCACGAACAGGCGCATGCGCAACAAACGTCCAGTATGATAAACATGCCGTACTTTAGCCATCACAACCGTCATCAACTTTCAGACTACCGCGCACCCGGAAGTCAAGGCAGCCCCTACTCAGCATACACCACCAAGCACGACGGGACCAGCACGCACGGTAAATACTATATTCAACTAAGCCGCCACGCTACGAGGGCACGTACAAACGCACCCACAAGGAAAATTACACAATTCATGGTCTCGTGTAAACAGCCATCGTGACCCTTTATTTCCCAACACCATGCTTTGATTCCCAACGCCGTAAACAAGCCGCAGGCGGCACTTGTTGGCttcaacaaaaaaaaaatagaagaAATATTGCAAATGTAATTCTACGCCTCCTTGATCCTCTGGTTCATGCCTATGAGAAGCTGGCGGATAGACGACATCAGATGCTGCTCCACGCCTTCGAGGTTGAGGCTCGATGCTGCTGCCGACTCGCCTTCACCGCTTGGGGGGACGATGCTTGCGtcagcgaggccgaggacgcgGTCGATGGCGGAAAGCGCCACTACCTCGGCACGGCCTTCTCCCAATCGATTCTTGATGGCCCTGACGGACACCTCCTTGAACCCGTTCAACGAGTTGAGCACCTTGGGGTCGAGGATGGGCGGCCTTCCCGTCGACGTGGACCCTCCTGGCGCCGGACTCTTCTTGTTGAAGCCATCGATGACTTGATGAATGCCCTTGATGCAGATGGCCTCCATCTTGTCGTTTTCTGTCGCTTCCTTCTTCAGACCAAGGCACCGATTCAAGGCAGACATGACGATTGCCTCAGCCTTGGGATTGCGCGCCTTCTTAAGGTTCTCAACAAGCCCATTTTTGAGTCCGACCACAGCCGCTAGGAGTCGAGGATCAATGACTGGTCTTGGAGGCCCAGTGGTAGGCGGCGTTGCCGCTGGGCGACTACCTGGTGTGGGCGTCTGTTGAGGAGCCGCCGGGCCGGGTGCGGCTTTGCCACCAATTGCCGCCGCGGCAGCAGCTGGTGTAATGTGTGGAGGTAATTGTGCCGGCGCGGGTGCTACCGCACCGGGCTGTGCTCGACCTGGTTCGGTCTTGACTGGGGcgctcgacggcggcggaggcggtcTTGACGCATAAGGAGAACTATATGCTCCTGGCTGAGCACCGCCAGGCTGTGCCCTCGCCGGTGCGGGCGGAGGTCCATACCCGGGCAACTGTGTTGGAGCAACTGCTTGTGCAGCCACCGGTGCTGGCAGTGTATTGGGCTGCCCGGGTTGGGCTGGTGCGGCTGGGTATGGTTGCATAGGGCGAGGTGCCTGGCCAGGCTGAGCTGGATATCCTGGGACCTGGTACCCTGGCAGCCCTTGGCCCGGAGGATAGCCAGTGGCAGTTCCCGGAGGCATATGCTGAGCGGCGTTGTAAGGATAGGAATAAGGTCCATATCCCTGAGCTGCCAGGGTTCTGTCGGGGGATGaggccttgcgcttctttcCTGCGTCCAGCTCAACGCCCGGGACCCGGGACCACAGGTTGGTTGTTTCATCCTTCTTGAACGCTTCGTTGCCAATAAGGTTATGCCTGACGCTGCTCTCCCAGCCCTTGGTCTCCGTATGAAAGTAGAACCAGGGATATCTCTGACATATCCTCTTGTAAATCTGCTTCAAGGTCAAGCCATCCGGACCGGCGGCTGTTAGAGTTTCATCAATAAGAACACCGTAATTCTTGTTCGGCTTCTGGAGCTGTTCATCCGTGTAGTCCTCAATCTTGAGTTCAAGGGGAGGCGACTTGGGTcgagccttcttctccttcttctcctttgctCTTCTCTCCGCATCTGACCCTTCGCCGCCCTCTTCCTTGGGTTTACGCGGTTTGTACTTGCGTTTCTCTGGACGTTCGCTACCATCTTCTGGCAAGGGGTGCTTCCTTGGTCGACCAACCTTGCGCTTGATTGGTGGCTCGATGGGAGGGGCTTGCGGAAGAGTCTTCTTTGCCATctcttgctgctgcttcttaAGTAGGCGTTGCTCTCGTTTCGACATGATGCCATTCTTGGGCGGTCTTCCAGGCCCTCGCTTCTTGGGTATCTGTAGTAGTGCGGGATCGAGCTCCGCCGTTGACTCATTCTTCAGTTCAGAGTCGTCTCCTggctcgacgccgtcaccCTCTTCGCCATCCTCGTTTTCCCCACCCTCTTCGCCCTCGccttcgccctcgccctcatcttcgccttcttcaccctcaGATATTGCTGGAGGGCTAATCTCGACATCAGACAGTTCATCGCTGGTATCCTGAACCTCCCCGTTACCGTGTGATTGCTCAAAGTCAAAGCTCATTTCCTTTCCGCTATGAGAGTGCCGTTTCTTGGGCACTGGCTCCTCCTCCAAATACTCTTCTGCGCCAGTTCGTCCCTTCTCGACGCCATTGATGATGAACCGAAAGTCAACGTCCTTGATCTGCAGACGATCACCACATTTTAACACAACCTTGTCGCTCTTGTAGTGTACGTCTTCGCAAAAGAAGCCATTCTTGTGTAGAGGATGTGCCTCAAAAACACCCTCCTGCTGATTGTAAGCAATCTTGAGATGTTCCCTAGAAATAGCTTTGGTCTTGCCGGCAATGTTTGGGCCGGGGGAGTGAATTCCAATAAACGGAACGTGGTAAGGCGATGGCCGAAGGGAGCTTAGATCGACAGCCGCCGCACCAGGGGTATGTGACACATATTGGCGATTTGAGATGATGTTCTCCTGCGATTCCTCATTTTCCGGCTGTGAGGACCCGTTGGTGCTTGTTTTCCGTCGCTTGGGCGGCCGCCCACTACCCTCACTATCAGACTCAGGACCCAGCATTCCACCTTCCTCACTGACATAGGATTTGCTGAACTTGCTTCGGTCGTGGGGAATGGGtgcaggcggcggcagacCCTTGCTTGCATTTTCCTCTACCCTGCGCTGGTGTTCGTCTGCCCTCTTCTCGTCACGTCGTGCTTGTTCCAAAGCTCGCTGGTCACGACCAATAATCACGGCATAGGTTGTCATCTGAAAGACACTGTCTGCGAATTCGATGCGGGCAAAGGACTCGAGGCCCTTTTCTGTGTTGGCCTGGCGCAAAGCACTCGCTGCCCCAGTGCCATTCATTTCGGAATCGAGAAGATTCGGAAGTGTGACCTGGGATGGCGTAACTGTGGGTGGCGGAGACAAGGCATTCTGGGCTCCTGACATGGAAGCGAGAGCCATCATCATGTAGGTATGCTGGTCGAGATTCGCCATCTGGGCGGGAGTAAAGGGTGTAGAGGGAGGAAACTGTTCGCTAGTAGCAACGCTGGCCACGTTTGGAGggggaggtggaggaggaggctgctgctcctgctgcggttgaggttgaggttgcGGTTGAAGTTCAGGTTGAGTTTGCGGCTCTTGCTGCTGCGAAGACTCTGCTTGGGTTTGAGTCTGACCAGACATTTCAGTGTCCTCATCGGCATCCTTTGGAGCGTCTGGCACAGGCCGGTCGAAGGTAATGTTGCTAGCG
Proteins encoded:
- the BOI2 gene encoding Protein BOI2 is translated as MAMATRGVSEPPPRPDVGDTLVVIHDFIARSSDELSLSKGDRVELIERDDEFGDGWFLGRNLANENTGLFPEVYTRPAPRNVPGLAPSQPSASAPQADSDTIVLGVANAPTNSTPVPEPAPSLPPASVVESSTTSLPLNIKSETSASPSITTSSSPAPETRRTPNQNQDSQVLNDTLNVINEHITHLRGSSPSNGGLRLPVGVNDSGSEYSMPLEHRMSYIQGEETDEEEDREHSRSEVESWTADQVAEYLFTVGVEKHHCEVFRDQEITGEVLLGMDQNSLFVKPFDLGSVGRRLKTWHKIKSLQDEANSNQTRRTTRTWGSEMDSDDGRGARSRTNTATTSISNRISAQRLSSGQTAKASPTTLKSPLSVHSSHDSPTRPTHTKRPSAASIRELQSRRHSSTDYRAPAPPMAGVVPGTTPPALSPNGTMLSPVAHKKQASFDRNWTLGNAFGQTAVRPLSSAGVHDSQTGSDPDLQDSAVDLDRGYFSGTETDGRRRNVLKKRDGTTHSRQSSYAEEQRVRSATALSRHSRFGSVDSFRDPALSPAAQKYYGVQSTAHRRTASTNTTDSARPIPPAKDSPPAPIVTRIDTGLNPTRSPASPTNMTGKPGFGADWLSAVVNKPMSKGRPGMRAISDKLTNRSKDMTTPEPALDSPGRATSSTASGEPSLDIESPATGKSFNATPANKSKGRKNKKDTSAYTRGLLKIPPLQAKEGADYYGWMKKKSSNLMTTWKPRLFVLKGRRLSYYYSEEDDQEKGLIDISFHRVLPADNERLTGLHATITGAVGGPSHPAVGNDFDKGNESVFIFKLMPPRAGLSRAVNFTKPTVHYFAVPNIQAGRLWMAALMKATIDRDDTQPITTTYQQKTISLTKAKQMRHRPPALMNLEEAAEDESKAEGAKPSNSLGIFGESDSGVSGMDKLAGVSVNAEANAPTEGEGPPQSA